ACGCTTATTCAGATGGTTTCATAGCAGGTTATAAAGCCTACAAAGAAAGTCTTTCAGATGTCACAACAAACGAGAATGGCTTTGTTGACCTCGGCTTGCCAAGTGTCACAATGTGGGCTAATGACTTCATCAAGGACGAGAACGAAAGAGCTCTGATACTCCCGTATCAGAAAGCTCTTGACTTTACTATCCCAACCGAACAGCAATGGCGTGAGCTAATGACAGAATGTCGGTTTGCACATAACCACGAAAGAATTAATAATCCGGGAAGCTACACATATTACTATCGCTGTTGGATTGTTTGTACTGGCCCCAATGGGAATAAAATAACCTTCGACTGCATCTCTTGCGAGGACAAAGGCGGTCTAAATAATCGTACTTCTGCATTTTGGCTACAAAACGGCATGATAGCAAGATACAATGACTCTGATTCGAATGTTGAAATCTTAACCGATTTTTCCGGGTACAGAAAAGGCATCCGACTCGTAAGAAACAACAAATCATAATAGTAGAAATCAAATCGCCATCCTTGTAGCGGTACGACAGAGCGGAAGCAGGTGTTGTTATTCGCCACTTCACAGAGCCAATCCTTATCCTCACGGCTCATTCGCTCGCCACTATTAAGCTTTGCTCTCAGGAGATATATAGAGCTGTCACTAAGGCTTTCCAATGGGGGTGCGTCCCAATGGACGAACTTGGTAGCCAACGCCTGCTCACTTTGTTCAAACTCAGAACTTATGCGGTAATGAGAGGAGGAGCTATATCCTTTTTCTTTCGTTGATGATGTCATGTTTACTTTCTGCTTATTCATAAGAGACCTTTTTTTATGCGTTCAAAGATCGGAGTATGCTGATTCCTTTTTTCAAGCAAAAACAAGGTAGCGGGGCGAGACTTACACAAAGTTTTGGCGGAAAATACTACCCGAAGCAAACAGCATAGGTGTGGAGATGGCTTGTTTGTATTCTCCGAAATCTACTACCTACATGGCTGGGCTGCCAGAATAGATGGTGTGGACGCAAAGCTCCTCCGATCCGACTACCTACTGCATGCACCTGCAGTACCTGCCAGCAAGCACCAAATCGTACTCTCCTTTCATTTCCAATCCCTGAAGATCACAAAGTCGATCTCCCGAGGAACAAGTGCCCTGCTGGCGACAATACTCACGGCGCACCCAGAGTAGCCCCAAAAAGTTGCCCCCCCCAAAAACAAGCCAACCATCCCCCCGATAAATTGCCACTATCCGCAAAAAGTTTCGCTTCTATCCGTGAAACTCTAAGCCCTCCTCAGACATCTAATTCTCAATCATTCCTGGGGAGGGCTTTTTGGCAACCTATCGCACGCTTATTTTCCTTATCGGATCCCTCAAAAGCCCCGTCTAAAAAAATCTCAGAAAACTGTAGTCTCATGCAGAGGAGACTCGATTAGGACGCACTAAAAAGGCAAGCAACGCCACGCACTCCGAGAGATCTACCTAGATCATGCCAACAGAGCCCACCAAAAACGGGGAAAAACAACAACTGTCAGGTATTTTCCACCCAACGGGATTGTTTTACCTTTGTGCATTGATCGGAAACACGAGAGATACAACACATGAAAGCTTACCACTTTGCTCTTATTCTTCTCATTCTTGCTCCCCTAAGAGGATTTGGGCAAGACAGCTTGATGATGTATCACGAGCTAGACGAAGTGGTTGTCACGGCCACCCGGACCCCAAAGAAAATATCGGACTCTCCAGTACTCACGCAAGTCATCTCACGCAAACAGATCGAGAGACAAGGCTGGATGGACATCAAGTCCCTCCTACAAGACGAGATACCAGGTCTCTCATTTAGCGAAGTGGGATTTGGCACAAGCATCAACCTACAAGGGCTTGGAGCCAAGCACATATTATTCTTGATCGATGGGGAACGGATCGCCGGCGAGTCGGGCAACAACATCGACTACACCCGATTGAACCTCAACAATATTGAACGCATCGAGATCGTACAAGGTGCTGGATCGGCACTCTACGGCTCACAAGCGATGGGCGGTGTGATCAACATCATCACACGCAAGCCAACCGACCGACTAAGTCTAGGTGTGGACCTGAGATGGGGGACGAGGTTTCAAAAAAACTACTCCCACATAGAGCCTGATGACAAATACCGGTACTACAAGACAAGGACAGACATGCCAAATACCGACGGCGCACTGACCATCGGGTACAAAAAGAAAAGCTGGAGCACCCAGACCGTACTCTCAATGCAAACCAAAGATGCCTACAACATCTACGACAAAGCCGGTAGCACCATATACTACCCCGAGCTCAACAAAACGGTCACCAAGGAGAAAAGCTCCACACCTACCAACATTTCTGGGTTCACCACAATGACTGCCAAGCAGACCTTGTCGTGGACCCCCATCAAGGCACTGACCCTGACTGCACAAGGCAACTACTACTCCAAGCGCGTACATGACCTCTACCTGGACAACAAGCACGAGTACAACCGAGACCTCTCCGGACTCTTTTCTGCAAAATACACCCTACCCAACGGTGATACTTGGGAAGCAAATATCCACGGAGACAGATATCGCAGATACACCATATTCGAGCAAAAAAAGATGCAAAAACAGCTCGTCTACACGCACACAGTCCTCCAGCCCAATATTTCGTACAGATGGACCATAGGCAATGACCATGAACTGATCACCGGAGCTGAATACCTACGGGAAGTACTCTATGCGGATAAGTTTAGCAAAGATGGACTGACAGCCCGAGCACAGGGGGCTTACGCTCTATTTGTCCAAGATGACTGGAAAATACCGGGGACCTCACTGAGCATGATCAGCGGGCTAAGGGTAGACTATAACAAAGGGTACGGCATCAACTTCTCCCCAAAATTGGCTCTACTTTACAAGGTGTCACCCTTTACCATCCGGCTAAACTACGGTCGCGGCTACCGATCCCCAAGTATCAAAGAACTCTACATGGACTGGGACCACCTCGGTATGTTTTGGATCTACGGCAACAAACAGCTCAAGCCGGAGTCCAACCACTACCTCTCTCTGACGACAGAGTACACACATCCCCAACTGTATGTGATGCTCTCGGGATACTACAACTTCTTCACCAACAAGATCGAGGGTATCTGGTCCGAAGACCAAAAAGAGCTCCACTACCGCAACATCTCCAAGTCCACACTCGCAGGTGTTCAAATCCAGATGCGCATCAGGCCACTCATCAGCCTGCCCCTACAGATCCACCTGGCATCGCACTACCTGCACCCTTTCTTTCACGACGGAGTGAGACTCACTTCCCAGGCACCGATCTCCGGGACCGGACGAATCGAGTACCTACAGTACTGGGGCAACCACCGGCTGGCACTCAATATCAGTGCATCAGTAATGGGAAAGAAAATCCTATCTGGACTGACAACCATCGAGGACGAAGGAATCCAAAAAGAGACTCCATACCGAATAACCATACCGGGCTACGCCCTAGTACGGTCGACCATCGCCTACACCCACCCAAAGTGGGGCACACTCACCATAGGGGTAGATAACATTCTCAACTACCAAGCAGATGTTGTCTCCTTCAACTCCTATGCCGGCCCCGGTCGAAACTTATTCATGTCCTACCACTTCAACCTATAAAAACAACTGTCACTATTACCTATTAAAGAGATGAACAAAACAAAATGCATGCTCGCACTGATCAGTGCCCTGGTGCTGTCATTGGGCATCGTCTCCTGCGGAGACAACAAGCCAAACGCACCATCCTCAAAAAACAAAAAGACCTACACGCAGAGCCGACGTTGCAAAGGAGAGCTCGGGAAAGACTGGATCTACTTCAGCTTCGCCACTGGCAAAGAGGTGCCCGGAATTGACGAAACCAACTTCAAGGAACGTACCGACTGGGACATTGCGATCCACTCATTTTACTTCCGAGCCAACTGCGGCACATCCGGCAAAGGCAAAGGAGGGGCTCTCATGACCAACCAGACAAGCCTATCCGCAGTGAAAGAAGCCCCCACCGAAGGCTACATCGTGGACGAAGCAATCACCATATTGGGCTGGAAAGGCGAACTGATAAAAGCCGAAGTATCCGGCAACCCCGAGCTCAACAAAATGATCGGATTCAGTGGTCCACCCCCAAAATACACTCCCTCGGACAATATATTCATCATCCGAACAGCCGACGGGAAATACGCCAAAGTCAAGATGATTAGCTACATAGACGACAGTGGCAAGAGCGGTATCGTCTCCTTTGACTACGTCTACCAACCCGACGGCTCCACCAAGCTAGACTAGGAGATCCGGACGAAATAGGACAGACAGCATCTCAGGTGCGACATCGCACCTGAGATACTCTTTGTATGACGGGCATGTCATACCGAAAGTCGGTCAGAAAACTTCCGTTTCCCGACCTACTCGATTGTAAAACAAAAAACCAAAATGAAACGCTCTCGATACACCCTCCTAAAAGGATGGCACAAGTGGATCTGCCTAGTCATCACCATACTCGTACTAGGCTTTGCTGGATCCGGCATCGTCCTAAACCACAGAGACCTGGTGTCGGGTATTGACCTACCCCGCTCCTGGCTACCCAAGGCTTACCACTATAAATCCTGGAGCGGTGGCAGCCTCACCGGGAAGATCCGAGCGACCCCTGATGAGGAGTGGATCTATGGAGCCACCGGAGTATGGGCTTACAACCCACAGCTAAAAAGCTACGACAGCCGGAGCGATGGACTAGACCCTGCTGCCGACAGGAGGTCGGTCCAAAGAGTAGTCCGGACAAACCGTGGCGACCTCTACGCCCTCACCGCATACAGCCTATACAAGTGGCAAGCCGACAAAAAGGAGTGGGCGAAACAACCGAAGCTTACACCCAAAAACGAACGCTTGGCAGATCTGGAAACGCAAGGCGACACCCTTGTTTTACTGAGCCGAAGCCACCTATACCTTATCTTTCCCTCTCAAGAATCCCCCACACTCGTAGACCTTCCCGCACCGGACGACTATGAGCCACGGGTATCGCTATTCAGCACTATCTGGCAGATACATAGTGGAGCATTCTTTGGAACAATAGGACGACTAGTTGTTGACCTGATGGGAGTGGCACTCATCCTCCTCTCCATCACCGGCGTTTTGATCACCTTTGTCCCCAAAAAAGCAAAGGTGTGGAAGCAATTTCTCAAGGAACACAATAGGTGGGGCAAATGGTGCTTTTGGGGTTTGCTTTTTGTGACGATCACAGGCGCATTTCTACGTCCTCCGTTGATGATTACAGTCATCAAGGCACAGGTCCCGACCATTCCGGGAACAAACCTTTACAGCACTAACCCGTGGAATAACAAACTGAGAATGATCCGTCGCGATCCCATAACAAAAGAGTGGTTGCTATCGACCTCTCGGGGCTTTTATGCGCTGGAGCAGTTTGGAAAAGCCCCCAAGCGACTGACCGGCACTCCTCCTGTCAGTGTCATGGGACTCAATGTCTGGGAGTGGAGTGACCGAGACTCACTGTGGGTGGTGGGATCGTTCAGTGGAGCATTCAAATGGAGTCGACAAAAAGGGCAAGTCTACGATGCGCTGACAGGCAAGGCCTACACCGAATCCGGACGAAAAGGCATGCCCATCTTTGGGACCCCAATCAGTGGGTACACTATTGACTCTGACGGGAGAGAGCGATTCTATAGCTACTCCTCCGGTGAACTCCAAGCGGAGAACGCGACCGACACTATGCCACCAATGCCAACAGAGATAAGTCCCGGTAGAATTTCACTCTGGCATGCCGCACTTGAGTTGCATGTCGGCCGACTGTATGGGAAAATACTCGGTCCGCTCCAGCCTCTATACATATTCCTTTCGGCCCTACTCCTCACCTTAGCTTTGGTCACTGGATGGATGCTCTACAGACGGTATCACCGGAGAAGAGGAGGGAAAAAGCCAAAGAAGTAATCCACCGAGAGACTTTTGTCACAAGTAGCTAGAGAAAAGCCAATAACCATCAACAATCAAGTAGGTTGGGAAACGAAGTAATAGTAATAGCACATTGTTTAGTTTTGATCAGTCATAACAGCCTGTAATACATCGGCATGAAAATACAAATTCAAAATGAACGTCATTCAACTGTTTTGCCTATCTTTGTTGATGACAAATATTAATCATAACCAAATAAAGAAGAATCATGAAACAGATAATCAATCCCATTGGGAAGGAAATCAATACTCTAGGTAAGGTGATTGACAACAAGGAACTCATGCTTGTACACCTGCAATTGAAAAGCGGAGAACAAGTTCCCTCACACGACCATAAAGGACAGGAAGTATACTTCACCATAGTGAAAGGAACTGTAGAGGTTACTCTCGACGATACGGAGGTACATCGTATCAGCACAGGTACCGTTCTACATTTCCCCGGAGAAGCCCACGTAAGCGTAAATGCCATAGAAGAGAGTGATTTTTTCGTTTACCTCATCAACAGACAATAATGTTATGGATATGAAAAACATCTGCCGCATGTAGACCTTGATAAACTCGGCAAAATACTCGAGATTAAAGAGGCATACCAACGAGGAGATATTTCATTGGAAGAGGATAGAACCCGAATAAGAGAGCAAGTTGGAAAAATCTACCCTTATGAAATTGCATTGGCAGAACAGAAACTCAAAACCATTGAAGAGGATGAGTGTCGTAAGGAGGATATTCAAAAGATGATTGAGCTATTTGATGAAGTGATGGACACCAGTCGCCCAAATCTTCCTCTCAACCACCCTATCATGTGCTACTACAGAGAGAACGATGAAATGCGTCGCCTTATGCTCTCCATAGAAGATCTTGTACAATATCCGATTATCAAGGACCAGTGGCTTGAATTGTACGACCAAATAGCGGCTTTTAGCACTTACCTTTTGACTGTACTCATCTTCTTCCTCTGGAGGCTCTCTGAGCTAGAGCACCTCTGAGGGAGAGGGCTTAGCACCAAAAGCAAAGTGGTTCATCATACAAAATCTCGGATGAGCCATCCAATTCAATCTAATTCAATCCTATGTGATTTAACTATCTTGTATTCCTTGCTAATGATCAACATATAGGCATACGCACCCAGGCTCGTTGCCACAATAAAGGAGTAATTAACATGCTTTGTAAATCTCTGAAGCTTGTAGATCTCTGCTAGAAGTACTCCATCCATAAGGTAAGAGAAGAAAAGGCAGTACTTACTACTGCTTGACAACTTTCTGAAGTTACTATCAAGGATATCTGAATGAAAATCACCTCGGTAGAAGCCTTGCCTTTTTATCAGCATTTCCTTTTGTTCCTGAGTTTCAGCCACAGGGATATAGAAGAAGGAGTCTAGATCGTAAATAATGCTTGAAACTGCAATGCTATCTCTATCCACATTTAGATCTCTTGAAATGTAATCAAGGACATTGTTATACAGAGCTATACTGTCATTCGCTTGGCATTTTACATAACCAGAAAAAGAAAATAACACGACAATATATAGCAGGAGTCTTTTCATCATTTCGGAGTTTCAATTCTTATCTGTTTTGAATCGTCACATGGATTATCACCTCTTTTAATATCCTCAAGAGAACTTGAGTCAAAAGCAATAAAACTGACGCATCCGTAAAATCTGCGGGATCTAGGGGCCTCGCTAAGAAATCTAGACTTTCTGCCCCTCGCTCCCCACACATTTCACTAACCCAAAGGTAGTAAATCTTTCACTCAATCGAGGAGCTCTCAGCAGTGTCATCCGCATGGCACTATAGTTCCCTACCCATGGCACTGGAGTTTCCTGCCTATGGCACTGGAGTTTCCTACCTATGAAACTGGAGTTTCTCACCTAGGACACTAAAATGCGCTAACGAAATCGGAGCGTTAAGAGCGAATTTCTGTATCTTTGTAAGCGAATGAGTGGTGGGCGGACTCGTCAAGAGCTTCGCAACACCTATCCTATAGTATACCAGTTATGGATCTACATTACGAAGACATACGACGTGACTACGGCCGCAGGAGCCTCAGTCGTAAGGATCTGACGGACGATCCCTTTGAACTAGTTAGGCTGTGGCTTCAAGAGGCGGTGGACGATCCCAAGGTCCTAGAGCCTACAGCAGTGCTAGTCTGCACCAGTACGCCCGATGGACACCCTAGTTCGCGGACTGTACTGCTCAAGGAGCTCCTCGGTGAGGAGTTTATCTTCTACAGCAACTACGAGAGCCGTAAGGGCCAGCAGATGGCTGCTAACCCACACGTCAGCCTCACCTTCCTCTGGCACGAGCTGGAGCGACAGATACATGTCGAGGGCACGGTGCGGCACCTAGAGCCTGAGATCAGTGATCAGTACTTCGCCACACGTCCCTACAAGAGCCGTGTCGGTGCTCGCATATCGCCTCAGAGCCACCCGATACCTGACCGCAACTACATTTACACACACTTTGTCACGGAGGCCGCTAAGTTTGCCCTGCAGACTGTGCCTCGCCCCGACAACTGGGGGGGCTTTGCCGTATTGCCTAGTCGCATAGAGTTTTGGCAGGGCCGGCCTAGTCGTCTGCACGACCGCTTCCTCTATGAGCGTCAGGAAGACAATTCGTGGCTTATCAATCGTCTGGCACCTTAGTGCTTATGAACGCAACTAAACCTGTACTCCTAGCTATCGATACCGCCCTACAGGGGTGTAGCGTCGCTGTGACCGACAGCAAGCAGATACTATATAATAAGGTATACCAAGAGACCGAGATATCTAATGCGGTGCTCATCGGACGCTACACTCAGGAGGCTATCTCCTGGTGCCAAGAGCAGGGCTACCAGATAGCCGCCATAGCGACGACCGATGGGCCGGGCTCCTACACGGGGCTGCGCATAGGTGCTGCACTGGCTAAGGGACTAGCCTTCGGGCGGAGCATCCCGCTCATTGCCGTCTCCACGCTTCAGCTCCTACTGACGGGTTTGCCGAGCTTCGCTGGTGAAACCATCGCGCTACTCGATGCGGGGCATGGAAACGCTTATCAGCAAACTTTCGACGCTGAGGGGGCTCCCCGTGACAAAGCGATTTTTGTCACCATCTCTTCTGAGTGGCACGCACCCACCGAGAGCCGCATCGTCTATGTCGGTTCGCTGCCCGTAAAGGGTCCCGCCATCGCTCCGCCAACGGCCGAAACGCTCGCCACCGTGGCGCGCAACTACTGGCAGGAGGAGCGATACGTCGACACCGCCTACTGGGAGCCAAACTATGTCAAGCCCTACAAGGCAGTCGTAGGACAAAACAAAGTCCTCGAGCGACTCAAACTATCTAAACAAGCATAAACCACAACTACGACCTAACTATGATCAAAGATATCATCGTACTTGCCAAGCAAGTCCCCGACACACGTAATGTCGGCAAAGATGCTATGAAGGCTGACGGCACTGTGAACCGTGCCGCCCTCGACGCTATCTTTAACCCCGAGGATCTAAACGCGCTCGAGCAGGCGCTCCGTATCAAGGAGCAGAATCCAGACTGCCGTGTCTCCATACTCACCATGGGTCCTCCCCGTGCTGCTGAGATCATCCGTGAGGCACTCTATCGTGGCGCTGACCACGGTTACCTGCTGACCGATAGAGCTTTCGCTGGGGCTGATACGCTTGCCACGAGCTACGCTTTGGCCTGCGCTATACGTCATATCTACAAGGGCGGACTGCCCGACCTCATCCTCGGTGGCCGACAGGCTATCGATGGCGACACCGCTCAGGTGGGACCACAGGTGGGTGAGAAGCTCGGCATCAACGTGGTCACCTACTGCGAGCAGATAGACCAGATCGAGGGCGACCAGCTCACCATCACCCGCCGTCTGGAGCATGGCGTGGAGACGGTACGTGCGCACAAGCCACTCCTGCTGACAGTCACGGGCAGCGCAGCTCCCTGTCGCCTGCGCAATGCTAAGCGTGTACAGAAGTACAAGTATGCCGCCTCGTCTCTAGAGCTAGACGCACTGCCCGAGACCTGGCGCAAGCGTCTCGAGAGCAACCCCGAGGAGCTGACGATCGACATCTTGACGGCTGAGAGCACTGGCGCAGATATCGCTCAGTGCGGTCTCTCGGGCTCTCCGACGAAGGTCAAGAGTATCGAGAGCGTCGTCTTTAAGGCTAAGGAGGTGATGCACCTCTCCAGCAGCGATGCCGATCTAGAGACTTTGATACAAACCCTATTAGCAAACCACACCATCGGCTGAAAGAGTGCCGCTTTTGCACACCCATATAATAAGACAGACTATGAACAATCTATTCGTATACCTAGAGATCGAAGATGGGAGCGTACACGACGTCAGCCTAGAGCTACTCACCAAGGGGCGCTCACTGGCCAACCAGCTGGGCGTGGCACTAGAGGCGATAGCTATCACCGACCGCGCTGAGGGGATCGCCGACACGGTCATGCCATACGGCGTAGACAAGCTACACCTCTTCGTAGACCCTCGTCTGGAGCATTACCAGACGCTACCACACGCAAGCATCGTCATCAAGCTATTCCAGCAGGAGAAGCCACAGATCTGCCTCCTCGGTGCGACAACCATAGGACGTGACCTGGGTCCTCGCGTCTCCTCGTCACTGGGCAGCGGACTAACTGCTGACTGTACCTCTCTGGAGATCGGAGATCATACGGAGAAAGGCAAGGAGTTCAAGAATCTCCTTTACCAGATCCGCCCAGCTTTCGGTGGTAACATCGTAGCAACGATTGTCAACCCTGAGCATCGTCCACAGATGGCGACGGTACGCCCAGGTGTAATGAAGAAGGAGATCTACAAAGCTGACCACAAGGGCGAAGTGATCAACCATTCGGTGGCTGACTTCGTTCGTGACGAGGACTTTGTCATCGAGATCATCGACCGCCACGTGGCCAAGAGCAAGATCAACCTAGGCGGAGCCCCGATCATCGTATCGGGTGGCTACGGTGTCGGTAGTGCTGAGAGCTTTGAACTGCTTCACGAGCTGGCCGAGCTCCTTGGCGGAGAGGTAGGTGCTACGCGTGCAGCCGTCGATGCGGGCTTTACCGAGCATGAGCGACAGATAGGACAGACCGGTGTGACCGTACGTCCTAAGCTATACATCGCCTGCGGTATCAGCGGACAGATACAGCATGTGGCTGGTATGCAGGAGAGCTCGATGATCATCTCTATCAATACGGACCCCGACGCTCCGATCAACACAATCGCTGACTACGTCATCACGGGGCGTATCGAGGAGGTTATCCCCAAGCTCATCAAGTACTATAAGCAAAACTCTAAGTAAATCCCCCTAGACGACAGAATCATGGCTAATTTCTATACAGACAATCCACATATACAGTACCACCTCCAGCATCCGCTCATGGAGCGCATTGCACGACTTAAGGAGCGTGACTATGCCGATGCTGACCAGTATGACTATGCCCCCTCAGACTATGCCGATGCGCTGGATAGCTACCAGCGTGTACTAGAGATAGTCGGTGAGGTGTGTGGCGAGGTGATAGCTCCCAATGCGGCCGAGGTGGACCTGACGGGACCAACGCTCCACGAGGGACGCGTCTCTTACGATCCGCTCACAGCGCAAAACCTCGACACGGTACGACAGACCGGTCTCATGGGTATGGCACTTCCCCGTCGCTACGGAGGTCTCAACATGCCGATCACTCCTTATATTATGGCTGCCGATATGGTCTCACGTGCTGACGCGGGCTTTGAGAACCTCTGGGGACTACAAGACTGCGCCGAGACGCTTTACGAGTTTGGCTCTGAGGATCAGCGTGAGCGTTTCCTACCCCGTGTCTGCGCCGGCGAAACGATGTCTATGGACTTGACCGAGCCGGATGCCGGTAGTGACCTGCAGGCGGTCATGCTCAAGGCTACTTACAACGAGGCTGACCAGCAGTGGTACCTCAACGGCGTCAAGCGCTTTATCACCAATGGCGACTCAGACATTCACCTCGTACTAGCACGTAGTGAGGAGGGGACCAAGGATGCACGTGGTCTCTCCATGTTTATCTATGACGCTAAGAAGGGGGGCGTGACCGTCCGCCGCATAGAGAACAAGATGGGTATCAAGGGTGTCCCCACCTGCGAGCTTGTCTTTAAGGATGCTCCGGCTGAGCTCTGTGGTGAGCGTCGTCTAGGACTCATTCGCTACGTCATGTCTCTGATGAATGGAGCTCGTCTAGGCATCATGGCGCAAGCTGTCGGTATCTCTGAGGCTGCCTATCGTGAGGCTAAGGCTTACGCTGCTGACCGTCATCAGTATGGGCACGCTATCGACAAGTTCCCCGCTGTCTATGAGATGCTAGCCCTCATACGTGCTAAGGCTGATGCGACCCGTGCGCATCTCTACGAGACGAGTCGCTTCGTGGATATGTACAAGGCTTACGACGACATAGCGCGTGAGCGCAAGCTTACTCCCGAGGAGCGCAAGGAGCAGAAGTATTACAGCCGTTTGGCTGACGCTTATACGCCCATTGGCAAAGGTATGAGCACCGAGCTAGCCAACCAAAATGTCTACGACTGCATCCAGATATACGGTGGCTCAGGC
The sequence above is a segment of the Porphyromonas vaginalis genome. Coding sequences within it:
- a CDS encoding TonB-dependent receptor plug domain-containing protein, producing the protein MMYHELDEVVVTATRTPKKISDSPVLTQVISRKQIERQGWMDIKSLLQDEIPGLSFSEVGFGTSINLQGLGAKHILFLIDGERIAGESGNNIDYTRLNLNNIERIEIVQGAGSALYGSQAMGGVINIITRKPTDRLSLGVDLRWGTRFQKNYSHIEPDDKYRYYKTRTDMPNTDGALTIGYKKKSWSTQTVLSMQTKDAYNIYDKAGSTIYYPELNKTVTKEKSSTPTNISGFTTMTAKQTLSWTPIKALTLTAQGNYYSKRVHDLYLDNKHEYNRDLSGLFSAKYTLPNGDTWEANIHGDRYRRYTIFEQKKMQKQLVYTHTVLQPNISYRWTIGNDHELITGAEYLREVLYADKFSKDGLTARAQGAYALFVQDDWKIPGTSLSMISGLRVDYNKGYGINFSPKLALLYKVSPFTIRLNYGRGYRSPSIKELYMDWDHLGMFWIYGNKQLKPESNHYLSLTTEYTHPQLYVMLSGYYNFFTNKIEGIWSEDQKELHYRNISKSTLAGVQIQMRIRPLISLPLQIHLASHYLHPFFHDGVRLTSQAPISGTGRIEYLQYWGNHRLALNISASVMGKKILSGLTTIEDEGIQKETPYRITIPGYALVRSTIAYTHPKWGTLTIGVDNILNYQADVVSFNSYAGPGRNLFMSYHFNL
- a CDS encoding electron transfer flavoprotein subunit beta/FixA family protein, with product MIKDIIVLAKQVPDTRNVGKDAMKADGTVNRAALDAIFNPEDLNALEQALRIKEQNPDCRVSILTMGPPRAAEIIREALYRGADHGYLLTDRAFAGADTLATSYALACAIRHIYKGGLPDLILGGRQAIDGDTAQVGPQVGEKLGINVVTYCEQIDQIEGDQLTITRRLEHGVETVRAHKPLLLTVTGSAAPCRLRNAKRVQKYKYAASSLELDALPETWRKRLESNPEELTIDILTAESTGADIAQCGLSGSPTKVKSIESVVFKAKEVMHLSSSDADLETLIQTLLANHTIG
- the pdxH gene encoding pyridoxamine 5'-phosphate oxidase, encoding MDLHYEDIRRDYGRRSLSRKDLTDDPFELVRLWLQEAVDDPKVLEPTAVLVCTSTPDGHPSSRTVLLKELLGEEFIFYSNYESRKGQQMAANPHVSLTFLWHELERQIHVEGTVRHLEPEISDQYFATRPYKSRVGARISPQSHPIPDRNYIYTHFVTEAAKFALQTVPRPDNWGGFAVLPSRIEFWQGRPSRLHDRFLYERQEDNSWLINRLAP
- a CDS encoding HmuY family protein, producing MNKTKCMLALISALVLSLGIVSCGDNKPNAPSSKNKKTYTQSRRCKGELGKDWIYFSFATGKEVPGIDETNFKERTDWDIAIHSFYFRANCGTSGKGKGGALMTNQTSLSAVKEAPTEGYIVDEAITILGWKGELIKAEVSGNPELNKMIGFSGPPPKYTPSDNIFIIRTADGKYAKVKMISYIDDSGKSGIVSFDYVYQPDGSTKLD
- a CDS encoding PepSY domain-containing protein, whose protein sequence is MKRSRYTLLKGWHKWICLVITILVLGFAGSGIVLNHRDLVSGIDLPRSWLPKAYHYKSWSGGSLTGKIRATPDEEWIYGATGVWAYNPQLKSYDSRSDGLDPAADRRSVQRVVRTNRGDLYALTAYSLYKWQADKKEWAKQPKLTPKNERLADLETQGDTLVLLSRSHLYLIFPSQESPTLVDLPAPDDYEPRVSLFSTIWQIHSGAFFGTIGRLVVDLMGVALILLSITGVLITFVPKKAKVWKQFLKEHNRWGKWCFWGLLFVTITGAFLRPPLMITVIKAQVPTIPGTNLYSTNPWNNKLRMIRRDPITKEWLLSTSRGFYALEQFGKAPKRLTGTPPVSVMGLNVWEWSDRDSLWVVGSFSGAFKWSRQKGQVYDALTGKAYTESGRKGMPIFGTPISGYTIDSDGRERFYSYSSGELQAENATDTMPPMPTEISPGRISLWHAALELHVGRLYGKILGPLQPLYIFLSALLLTLALVTGWMLYRRYHRRRGGKKPKK
- a CDS encoding cupin domain-containing protein, whose product is MKQIINPIGKEINTLGKVIDNKELMLVHLQLKSGEQVPSHDHKGQEVYFTIVKGTVEVTLDDTEVHRISTGTVLHFPGEAHVSVNAIEESDFFVYLINRQ
- a CDS encoding electron transfer flavoprotein subunit alpha/FixB family protein, translated to MNNLFVYLEIEDGSVHDVSLELLTKGRSLANQLGVALEAIAITDRAEGIADTVMPYGVDKLHLFVDPRLEHYQTLPHASIVIKLFQQEKPQICLLGATTIGRDLGPRVSSSLGSGLTADCTSLEIGDHTEKGKEFKNLLYQIRPAFGGNIVATIVNPEHRPQMATVRPGVMKKEIYKADHKGEVINHSVADFVRDEDFVIEIIDRHVAKSKINLGGAPIIVSGGYGVGSAESFELLHELAELLGGEVGATRAAVDAGFTEHERQIGQTGVTVRPKLYIACGISGQIQHVAGMQESSMIISINTDPDAPINTIADYVITGRIEEVIPKLIKYYKQNSK
- the tsaB gene encoding tRNA (adenosine(37)-N6)-threonylcarbamoyltransferase complex dimerization subunit type 1 TsaB, encoding MNATKPVLLAIDTALQGCSVAVTDSKQILYNKVYQETEISNAVLIGRYTQEAISWCQEQGYQIAAIATTDGPGSYTGLRIGAALAKGLAFGRSIPLIAVSTLQLLLTGLPSFAGETIALLDAGHGNAYQQTFDAEGAPRDKAIFVTISSEWHAPTESRIVYVGSLPVKGPAIAPPTAETLATVARNYWQEERYVDTAYWEPNYVKPYKAVVGQNKVLERLKLSKQA